The following proteins are co-located in the Castanea sativa cultivar Marrone di Chiusa Pesio chromosome 8, ASM4071231v1 genome:
- the LOC142606806 gene encoding NDR1/HIN1-like protein 13 yields the protein MADRVHPRDSPPPQAPVTVNDETSSESSEPMLTLATRPNPSPDKPVPPPGTYVIHIPKDQVYRVPPPENADRYHALTRKSKTRRRPCCCCLCWFLGVLALIVALVAVSAAIFYLVVKPRSPNYSIDAVSISGVNLTAAAAASSASVTVSPEFDVTVRADNPNKKIGIYYQPKSSVGIYYDDVSLCNGAVPSFYQPSNNVTVFKTALKGSGVVLTSTVKNSLLQAQSQGKVPLLLTVRAPVKIKVGSVKSWTITVKVDCDITVDSLTTNAKILSKDCHYGVKIW from the coding sequence atggcCGACCGAGTTCACCCACGTGACTCGCCACCACCACAGGCACCAGTTACAGTAAACGACGAGACATCGTCGGAGAGTTCCGAACCAATGTTGACACTAGCCACTCGTCCGAATCCTAGTCCCGACAAACCTGTTCCTCCACCTGGTACCTACGTGATCCACATTCCTAAGGACCAAGTCTACCGTGTTCCTCCGCCGGAGAACGCTGATCGCTACCATGCCCTCACTCGCAAATCCAAAACTCGCCGCCGGCCGTGCTGTTGCTGCCTCTGCTGGTTCCTCGGAGTCCTCGCCCTCATCGTCGCCCTCGTTGCCGTCTCCGCCGCAATATTCTACCTCGTAGTCAAACCTCGGTCTCCGAATTACTCCATCGACGCCGTCTCCATCTCCGGCGTGAACCtcaccgccgccgccgccgcttCATCAGCTTCTGTAACGGTCTCGCCTGAGTTCGACGTTACAGTTAGAGCCGATAACCCGAACAAGAAGATCGGGATCTACTATCAACCGAAGAGCTCTGTCGGGATCTATTACGACGACGTTTCGCTCTGTAACGGCGCGGTGCCTTCGTTTTATCAGCCGTCTAATAACGTGACGGTTTTCAAAACGGCGTTAAAGGGCTCCGGTGTGGTTTTGACCAGTACGGTTAAGAATTCGTTGCTGCAAGCTCAGAGCCAAGGGAAAGTGCCGTTACTTTTGACGGTTAGAGCTCCGGTTAAGATTAAAGTGGGGTCCGTTAAGTCGTGGACGATTACCGTTAAGGTTGATTGTGACATAACGGTGGATAGCTTAACGACCAATGCTAAAATTCTTTCAAAGGATTGTCACTACGGTGTGAAGATTTGGTAG